One stretch of Rana temporaria chromosome 10, aRanTem1.1, whole genome shotgun sequence DNA includes these proteins:
- the LOC120915795 gene encoding sialic acid-binding Ig-like lectin 12: MAFGTDSELFPGYSINVPHNVTVQRGLCVYIPCSFTVPETVTLTRNAKGIWYNKDEESVASRSNTKYETNGRFFLVGDVWRGDCSLYIENPLYEDEGRYRFRVEDNINLSYQDIKPYVEVTDLTDKPEISPIKSWLDGEEVTLRCTSPGTCVGTSPRITWRGNTGTQSRRSANEIKDNENGTKTHFSTITFTARKEQNNSPFSCTVQLKGGLTTVQEITMKVEYPPSVPEIKCSITNRKPNIPSSSGCTIDANNTIYLLEGSQLSLICSADSVPESRFVWKSFSGTKTSSFTENQIFTNLSLTDEGTYTCQATNPHGRKETSVTIRITCK, from the exons ATGGCCTTTG GTACTGACAGTGAATTGTTTCCAGGATACAGTATAAATGTTCCTCATAATGTAACGGTCCAGAGAGGACTGTGTGTGTACATTccatgcagctttactgtgcctgAGACAGTAACATTAACTAGAAATGCTAAGGGAATTTGGTACAATAAGGATGAGGAATCTGTGGCTTCTAGAAGTAATACCAAGTATGAGACTAATGGACGATTCTTTCTGGTTGGAGATGTATGGAGAGGGGACTGCTCTCTCTACATAGAAAATCCATTATATGAAGATGAAGGTCGTTATCGTTTCAGAGTTGAAGATAACATAAATTTAAGCTACCAAGATATCAAGCCTTATGTAGAAGTAACag ATCTAACAGATAAACCTGAGATCTCACCCATAAAAAGTTGGCTTGATGGAGAGGAGGTGACACTGCGCTGCACATCTCCTGGAACATGTGTGGGGACATCCCCTAGAATCACTTGGAGAGGAAATACCGGTACCCAGAGCAGAAGATCGGCAAATGAGATTAAAGATAATGAAAATGGTACAAAGACCCACTTCTCTACAATCACCTTCACCGCGAGGAAGGAACAGAACAACTCTCCATTCTCATGCACAGTACAGCTGAAAGGGGGATTGACCACTGTACAAGAAATTACTATGAAAGTCGAAT ATCCCCCAAGTGTACCGGAGATCAAATGTTCCATAACTAACAGAAAGCCAAACATACCTTCTAGTAGTGGATGCACCATTGATGCCAATAATACCATATACCTTCTAGAGGGGTCACAGCTCTCCCTGATCTGTTCTGCTGACAGTGTACCAGAATCCCGTTTCGTATGGAAATCCTTCTCTGGAACAAAGACTTCCTCCTTTACGGAAAATCAAATTTTCACCAATTTGTCACTCACCGATGAAGGAACTTATACTTGCCAAGCCACAAACCCTCATGGCAGAAAGGAGACTTCAGTCACCATTAGGATAACTTGTaagtaa